A stretch of DNA from Deltaproteobacteria bacterium:
GCGGGTCGTTGAAATACTCGGAGCATATCCACGGCCCGCGGATCAGCAGGTTCCCGGTCGCGCGGCCGTCGTGCGGAAGCGCCTTCCAGTCGTCGTCGACGATCTCGATCTCCAGGCCCGGCATGAGCAGCCCCGCCTTCGCGATGTTCTCGAACTGGGCGTCGAGCGGGAGCTCGCGGTGTTTGCGCTTGGCGATGCGGCGCGAGAGCGTGCCGAGCGGGTTCGTCTCGGTCATTCCCCAGCCCTGGATCATCTCGACGCCGAGCCGGTCCCAGAACCAGCGCATCAGCGAGACGGGCGGCGCCGAGCCGCCGCAGGTGAGGCGCTGGAGCTGCGAAAGGTCCCAGCGCTCGGGCTCGGCCTCGAGCGCCGCGCGCGCGCCCTGCCAGATCGTCGGCACACCCGCGGAAATCGTGACCTGTTCCGCCGCGATCAGGTCGAGCAGCGACTTCGGATCCATGAAGCGGTGCGGCATGACCTGCTTCGCGCCGAGCATCGTGGCGCTGAACGGAAGGCCCCAGCCCATGGCGTGGAACATGGGGACGATTCCGCAGACGCTGTCGGTCGCGGAGAGCGCCATCGCGTCGGTCATCGACTGCGCCATCGTGTGCAGGTAGGTCGAGCGGTGCGTGTACATCACGCCCTTGGGATTTCCGGTCGTGCCGCTGGTGTAGCAGAGGCCCATCGGCGCGTTCTCGTCGAGCTCGGGCCAGCGGCAGTCCGCGGGCTCCGAACCGATGAAGTCCTCCCAGTCGACGGCGTTCGGGAGCGTGGTCTGGAAGCCGCCGGCCTCGCAGCCGACCACGATCCGCTCGACGCTGGCGAGCTTGCCGCGAAGCGGCTCCAGCAGCGGCAGCAGGTCGGCGTCGACGAGCAGCACGCGATCGGCCGCGTGATTCACGATGTACTCGAGCTCGCGCGGAGAGAGCCGGATGTTCAGCGTGTGCAGCACCGCGCCCATCGACGGCAGCGCTTGATACGCCTCGAGGTGGCGGCGGCCGTTCCACATGAACGTGGCGACCCGGTCGCCGATCCCGATGCCGTGGCGTCGCAGGGCGCTTGCGAGCTGACAGGCGCGAGCGCGCGTCTGCGCGTAGCTCTGCCGATGCCTTCCGTTCGCGGTCGCGGTGACGATCTCCTCGTCGGGCGAGAGCCGCGCGCCGCGATCGAGAAGACGGGACATGAGCAGAGGAGTGCGCTGCATGGTCATGGGCGCATTCTCGGCGCGCGGGGGCGGCGCTGTCTACTGGCGCCAGCGACCTTCGAAACGCAGGCGTCCCCCGGCATCGTTCAGGATCAGGCGCTGCTCGTCCTGGGTGCGGAAGCGGCCGTTCTCGTCGCGGAACGCGTAGCTCACCACGAGCCGCAGATAAACGCGCCCCGGCTGCGAGCGCTCCTCGTCGATCTCGGCCGCGACGAGCCGGAAGCCGTCGCGCGTTCCGGGACGGCCCGCGAACTCCGCGGGCTCGTCACTGAAGCCGAGCGCCTCCAGGCGCGCGCGGTCGCTGGTCTCGAGCGCTGCGAGCCACTCGGTGAGGAATCTCTCGACGGGCGGCGTGAGCTCGAAGCCGGCGAAGCTCGGCTCCGGCGCGTCGGCGAGAGGCGCGGGCGCGGCGGGGATCTCCGGCGGTCGCGGCGCGATCTCGAGCTTGGGGGCCGCTGGCTTCTCGACCGGCTTTGGGGCGGGCTTTGCGACCGGCTTTGCGATGGGCGTCGCGGCCGGCTTCGCCACCGGTGCGGGTGCGGGAGTGGGTGCTGGAGTGGGAGCCGGAGCGGGAACCGGCGATCGGACCAGCGCGGGGCGCGGCACTGGTGCGCCGCTGGTCGCGATCGCAGGGCTCTTCGCCGTGTAGGTCCAGATGCCGAGGCCGATGCCAGCGACCACGAGCGCCGCGAAGCCGCCGACGAGGAGCGAGAGCGGGTCGAACGAGCGCCGCGACTGCACCGGCGTCATGCGCGGGATCTGGATCTGCTGGACGGGGGGCGGCACGAAGTCCGGCTCGGGCGCGGGCTCGCCCGTGAGGTCCGCGAAGGACGTCTCGGACTCTGCTGCGGGCTCGGCCTCGACCAGCGGTGCCTCGGCAATCGCATCGGCAACCACCGCGACGACGACGGACACGTTGTCCGGTCCCCCCGCTTCGTTCGCGGCGTCGACCAGAGCGGCTGCGGCGGAGCGAGGGTCTCCAGAAGCGAGCGCTCGCGCGATCGCTCGCTCTTCCACGTATCCGTGCAGACCGTCGGAGCAGAGCAGCAGGCGATCGCCGGGGCGGAGCTCGATCGCGACGTGCTCGACCGAGACGTCCGGCGCCTGTCCGACCGCGCGCATCAGCTCGTGCCGGCGCGGGTGCGTCCGGGCGGCGTCGCTCGTGATCACGCCGAGAGAGATCCACTCGCTCATCAGCGAGTGGTCGCGCGAGAGCGCCTCGAGATTGCGACCGCGAAGCCGGTAGCAGCGGCTGTCGCCGACCCATGCGAGCCAGGCGCCGCCGTCGGGCGCGAGCATGACGGCGACCGCGGTCGTGCCCATTCCGCGCAGCTCGGAATTGGAGAGCGCGTGCGCGTACACCTCCTCGTTCGCGAGCTCGAGGCTGCGGCACAGCCGCTCCTCGGGCGTTCCGTGCGGCTCGCGGAACACCCGCTCGACCGTCTCGAGGCAGATCCGGCTCGCGGTCTCGCCGCCGCGATGCCCGCCCATTCCGTCGGCGACGATCAGAATCCGCTCGCGCGAGGTGTTCTCGAAGACCGCGACCGAGTCCTGGTTCTCCGCGCGCACCCGTCCCGCGTCCGAGAGCGACGCGATCGCGATCGTCTCGGCCTCGGGCGCGCCGAGCGCGTCGATGCCCTGCATGCGCACCTTATCGACCGGTGCGGCCGAGATCAGATGCGGATCGACCGCCAGTGCCCGGCGCGGAAGCGCAGCACGAGGGCGAGCGAGAGCACGAGCACGTAGACGAGCTCGCCCACCCAGGCGCCGAACACGCCTCCCTCGAGCCAGATGGCGGCGACGTACACGGCTGGCAACCGGAGCGCCCAGGCGAGCGTGGCCTGCACGGCAAACGGCCAGCGGGTGTCGCCCGCGCCGCGCAGCGAGCCGCTGGCGACGATGCCCACCGCGTCGATCACCTGGAAGAACGCTCCGAGCAAGAGCAGCGGGCGCGCGAGCTCCAGCACGTTCGCGTCGCGCGAGAAGATCCCGAGCAGCGCCTCGGGCACGCCGACGAACAGGATCGCCACGAGCAGCGCGAGCCCGAGCGCGAGCATCTGCGCCGAGCCGTAGCTGCGCTGCGCCGCCTCGAGATCGCGTCCGCCGATGTAGCGCCCGACCAGCGTGCCCGCCGCGATCGAGATCGCGAAGGCCTGCATGAACGAGACGGACAGCAGCTGCAACATGGCCTGGCTCGCGGCCATCGAGACGTCGCCCATCCGGGCGACCACCGAGGCGAAGATCGCGAACGTCGTCATGTCGAGCAGCCACTGTCCCCCGATCGGCGCGCTGGTGCGCAGGAAGCGCAGCATGGCGTCGCGCTCGGGTCGACACGGAGCGGTGTGATAGCGCAGGCGCATCGTGCGGCGCAGCACGGCCGCGGCCTGGATGGCCAGGATCGTCCAGCTCCCCGCGGAGATCGCGTAGCCGGCACCTGCGACGCCGAGCTCCGGCATGCCGAGCTCGCCGAAGATCAGCGCGTACGCGAGCACCACGTTGACCGCGATCCCGCCGAGCACGGCGTAGAGCGGGGTTCGCGTGTCTCCGACGCCGCGGAAGAAGCTCATCAGCACGAAATTCGCGACCACCGCCGGCCCGCCCGGAAGGCGCGCGTAGCCGTAATCTATCGCCGCGGCCGCGAGCTCGGGCGACGGGCCGATCCATCCGATCAAGAGCGGCAGGAGCACGGCGACGGCGAACATCCAGACGGTCATCGCCGGAACCAGCAGCCAGATCGCCTGCCAGATCCACGGGCCGCAGCGCGCCTGCTCCTCCGCGCCGTCGTGGCGCGACACGAACGCCTGAACGCCCTGCCCCATGCCGGTGAACGGAACGAAGAGCGTCCAGATCCAGATGCCGGCGAACCCGATCGCGCCGAGCTCGGTGGCCCCGAGCCGGCCGACCATCGCCGAGTCGACCAGCTGCATGATGGTCTCGGAGATGGTCTGCAAGACGACCGGGAAGGCGAGGAACGCGACTTCGCCGACGCTCCCGCTGCGGGCGCCGATCTCGGTGGTGCGGCTCGAAGTCTCTGCTGGTACGGACATCATTTGAACCTGTCTGGAAAGCCGAAGGCCGCGGTCGCTTTCGCGCCCGCGGCCTTCGGTGAATCCCCTTCCAGGGTCGAGTCAGTCTGAGGCGGGCGCGTTTGTCCTGGGTGCGCGGATGCGCGTCATTGGCGCGCAGGGGCACGCGACGGCGTTGGTGTTCATCATCGGTGCCACTCCCTGCCTCGAATCGACGGCCGAGCTTATCGCGCGGCACGCCGCGAAGCAACGTTCTTCTACTTCCCGGGGCCGCCTGCCGAAGCGTGAGGGGAAGTGGCCCCCCACCCCTTCGCGCAGCAGTTCGCGCAGTGGCTCCTCTGGGAGGAGCAGAGCAACTTCTCCGGCTTCCGCACGACGACGCAGTACGTCGATCTCGAGGTCGCTCACGTCGAGCGCAGACGCGTGGCGGTGCAGAGCGCCGGTCCGGTGCCGCGCGCGCTGGCCGAGCGGATCCTCTCGGGGGATCACGTGCGGTTTCCGAAGCACCCGCTGAACCGAGACCCGAGCGTGGCCTTCCACGACGCCCCGGCCGCGGAGCGCTGGCGCGCGCGCTTCACGTCGTCGCGGACGCTCGTGATCTGGGACGGCGCCGGTGGGCTTCCCTTCGCGATCAAGCTCGCGACGGACCACCCCCACGCGGACGTGGTCCAGCCCGAGAAGACGCTTCTGCGCGAAGAAGTGCGCGAGGCGCTGCTCTTCGCCGAGCACGTGCGCGCGGTCGACGAGCGGCTCGGGCGCGATCCCGAGCTGATCCTGCTCACGGAGTCGATCGGAATCTCGGTGCCGGGCTCCGAGAGCGGATTTCTGGTCCGAGATCTCGGCCGGCTTCTCGACGGTCACTTCTACCTGCCGGCGTTCAGCATCCCGTTCGCGGGAGCTGCGATCGCGTCGGCCGCGGGCGAATCGTTCGCCGGCTTCTGGGGCGAAGCGTACGCCGAGCCGATCGGCCGCGCGAAGGCGAAGCTGCTCGCGCGCTACGGGCTGCAGTACCAGACGCCCAACCCGCAGAACATCCTCGTGCAGCTCGACCGGCACCTGCGCCCGACCGGCGCGATCGCGCTTCGCGATCTGGCCGACACCGACTTCGCGACCGACTCGTCTGGCGCGCCGGGCGCGGACTGGACGCAGCTCACGGCAAAGCTCGCGCCCGAGACGGCGAACTCCTTCTGGGCCTTCGACCAGGCGCCGGAATCGCCGGCCGACCCCGAGACGCTGGCCCACTGGTACCGCCGACACGATCGAGCGTACGTCGACGAGCTGTGCCGGCTGCGCGACCTGCCCGAATGCGACTCGCTCGAGGCGCTCGCGAAGGCGCTCACGCCCGTCTAGCTTCGCGGGCTTGGGCCCACCTTCCGTCACCGTCCGGCTCACGCATTCCGCCGAGCGGCTGGTGCGCATGGAACACCCCTGGCTCTACGCCGAGAGCATCCGCGCGGCGTCGCGCTCCGGAGCGGCAGGGGATCTCGCGGTGATCTTCGATCACAAGCGCAAGCTCCTCGCGCTCGGCCTCTGGGACCCCGACTCGCCGATCCGGATCCGCGTTCTCCACCGCGGCAAGCCGCGGTCGATCGACCGCGAGTTCTTCGCCGAGCGCCTGCGCGTCGCGAGCGAGATTCGCGCCGCGCTTCCCGACGAAGGCACGACGGGCTACCGCGTCGTGAACGGCGAGAGCGACGGGCTCCCCGGTCTCGTGCTCGACCGCTACGAGGCGACGCTGGTACTGAAGCTCTACACCGCGGCGTGGCTGCCGCACCTGGCCGAGGTGCGCGCCGCCATCGCCGCGACTCTCGCGCCCGAGCGCGTGGTGCTGCGGCTGGCGCGCGCGATCGAAACCGCGTGTCGCGAGCGAGCCGGGCTCGAGGACGGGGCGATCCTCGAAGGGCCGCCGCTCTCGACCCCGCTGGTCTTCCGCGAGAACGGGCTTCGCTTCCGCTGCGATCCGGTGCGCGGTCAGAAGACCGGTTTCTTCCTCGACCAGCGCGAGAACCGCGCGCGCGTGGGCGGGCTCTCGCGCGGAAGGACGGTGCTGAACGCGTTCTCGTACACCGGCGGCTTCTCGCTCTACGCGGCGCGAGGCGGCGCGACGAGCGTGGTCTCGCTCGACTCGAGCCCGGCCGCGCTCGCGGAAGCGCGCGAGAACTTCGCCCTGAACGCGGATCTGCCCGAGATCGCGCGGGCGACACACGAATGCGTCTGCGAGGACGCGTTCGGCGCGCTGGCCCGCTTCGCAATCGAGCGCCGCCGCTTCGATCTGGTGGTGGTCGACCCGCCCGCGTTCGCGAAGGCGAAGTCCGAGGTCGGCTCGGCGCTCTCCGGGTACGCGAGACTCGCGGAGCTCGCCTGCGGCGTGCTCGCGCCGCAGGGCATTCTGGTCATGGCGTCCTGCTCGGCCCGGATCGACGCCGACGCGCTGGCCGGGGCGATCCGCGCGGGTGCCAAGCGCGCCGGCCGGGAGCTCGCGGAATGGCAGCGAACCGCGCACGGCCCGGACCATCCGGTGCGCTTCCGCGAGGGCGCCTACCTGAAGTGCATCTGGCTTCGCGCTGCGAGATGATGGGCGCCACACCCGGCGAACGGAGGCGAGACATGAAGCTCGGCATCGGCATCGGCTACTCGGGCGCGGACATCCGGATCCCCGTCGAGCGGATCCAGCTCGCGGAGAGGCTCGGCTACGACTCGGTCTGGACCGCCGAGGCCTACGGGTCCGACGCGATCACGCCGCTCGCCTACCTGGCCGGCAAGACCTCGCGGATCCGGCTCGGCACCGGGATCATCCAGCTCGCCGCCCGCACGCCCGCCGCGACCGCGATGGCGGCGGCCACGGTCGACCAGCTCGCCGGCGGAAACCGGTTCATCTGCGGGCTCGGCGTCTCGGGGCCGCAGATCGTCGAGGGCTGGTACGGCCAGCCCTGGGGCAAGCCGAACGCGCGCATCCGCGACTACGTCGCGATCATGCGCAAGATCTTCGAGCGCAAGGCGCCGGTCACGCACGCGGGAAAGGAGATCTCGCTGCCCTACACCGGGCCGGGCGCGATGGGGATCGGCAAGCCGCTGATGTCGATCCTGCACCCGAATCCGAAGCTTCCGATCTGGCTGGGCACGGGCACCGAGGCGAACGTGAAGATGACCGCGGAGATCGCCGACGGCTGGCTGCCGCTGGGGCTCGTGCCCGGCAACTGGAAGCTCTACCAGGGCTGGGTCGAGGCCGGCTTCGCGCGCGCGGGCAACGGCAAATCCTGGAAGGACTTCGAGATCCAGGCCTCGTCGACGGTGATCCTGACCGACGACGTGCGCGGGGCGCTCGCGCGGATCAAGCCGCGCGTCGCGCTCTACGTCGGCGGAATGGGTCACCGCAACATCAACTTCCACAACCAGATGATGGTGCGCCGCGGCTACGCCGACGCGGCCGCGCGGATCCAGGAGCTGTACCTGGCCGGGCGCAAGGCCGAGGCCGCCGACGCCGTGCCCGACGAATTCGTCGACGACGGCGCGCTGGTCGGTCCGGTCGCGCGGATTCGCGAGCGCTTCAAGGAGTGGACGCAGATCCCCGTAACGGGGCTCACGATCAACGGCGACGCCCCGGGCACGCTCGAGCTCATGGCCGAGATCGCCGGACTCCGCGCGCCGGCCTAGCGGCTTGTTCCGGCTCGCTCGCTGGCTCGCGCTCTGGCTCGCCGCGGGCGTGCTGCTGCTCGTCGCGATCGGCGTCGCCGCCCGCTGGCACGATGGTCCGATCGGACCGTTTCCAGGCGGCGCGATGACCGGAGACGTGGTCCGCGTGCCGGTGCGGGACTGGGGAGCGCTGCTGCCGCCCAACGACGACTTCGGCGGGCGCGTCGAGCTGCAGGTGTGGCCGGGCGAGCCGCGCTCGATCACCGTCGGCTACGTCGTTCGCGACGGCAGGCTGTACGTGCCGGCGCTGCTCGGCGCGCGCAAGACCTGGCCTGCACTGGTGACGGCGGACGAGCGCGTGCTGCTGCGAGTTAGCGGCAAGCTCTACCCGCTGCGCGCGGTTCGCGTGACCGATCCCGCGGAGCTCGAGCCGCTCGCGCTCGCGCTCGGAGAGCTCGAGCCAGGGACGCGCGCCGACCCCGACGCGCTTGCTACCTGGTTCTTCCGGCTGGAGCCGCCGCGCGAGACGACGAGGCGGCGAAATCTCGGCGAGTCGGCGCCGGCCGCAGGTCGGTCGCGCGCGCGGCCGGACTGGTGCGAATCGCCTTCCCCTGATCTCGCTCGACCGTGAGCCGACCGCCGCGCGGCGGCTATGCTACGCCCGTGGCGATGGTCGACCGCGAATCCCTGGCTCGAGCGCTGCGGCAGCGGCGGGTCCAGCTGCTGCTCGCGGTCGTCGTCCTGCTCGCGATCGTGCGCGTCGCTCTGCCCTACGTGCTGCGCTCCGTGATCGTCTCTCAGGCCGACCAGGCGCTGGTCGGCCGGGTCGCGCTCGAGGATCTCGACCTCTCGCTGATCCGCGGCGGTGTCACGCTGCGCGGGCTCGGGGTCTACACGGACGAGCTGCCATCGAGTGCGCCCGCGCTCTTCGAGGCGAAGCGCCTGTGGACGCAGATCAGCTGGCTTGCGCTCTTCACCAAGACGATCGAGGTCGAGGAGTTCGAGCTCGAGGGCTTCGTGGTCCGGCTCGACCGGATGAAGGAAGGCATGGTCTTGCCGCGGCCGGTGCCGAGCGAAACGCCGCCGGAGCCCGAGCCGGAGCCCGAGAATGCGGAGCCGCTCGGCTGGTCGTTCGCCGCCGACGACGTGGCGTTCCGTGACGGGCAGATCCACTTCCAGGATCACACCGTCGGCGTGGAGCCGCACCGCTTCGACCTGGCGGTGAAGGATCTCTCGGCGAAGCAGATCGCGCTGCGCATCGACCCCACCGGACAGGTGCCGGGGCGGATCTCGATCGTGGCGCAGATCGGCGAGGGATCGGTCGGGCTCGACTCACAGGTCACGCAGCATGCCGCAGGGCCGGGCGCCGTCTCGACGGTGACGCTGGCGAACCTGCCGATCGACAAGGTGCGCGTGTACCTCACGATGTTCGGCTGGAGCGACCTCTCGGGAAAGCTCGACGCGTCGATCGAGCACCACTTCGAGCCGGGTGGCGTGCACCAGATCGGCGGCGCGGTGTCGCTCTCCGAAGTCTCGGTGCGCGTTCCGGGTCTCGACCGGCCGGCGCTCGGCTTCGAGAAGCTGCGGGTCGCGCTCGACGCGATCGACGTCGAGAAGCAGAGCGCGGCCGTCGCCGAGGTCGCGCTGGTCGGCGCGCAATTGGTGGTGGACGCGAAGTCCAAGGAGCCGGTGCCCGCGATCGCGAGGCCCGCGGGCGCGGAGGCAGCGGCCGCGGAGGCGGCCGAGCCCGCGAAGCCGTGGACCTGGGGCGTGCGCAAGGCGCGGCTCGAGCGCGCGGTCGTCGAGCTCGAGGGCGGCGCCGAGCCGCTGCCGATCGGCGTGGACGCCGAGATCGGCGAGCTCTCGAGCGAGCCGGGCAGTCGCTGGCCGATCGCACTGCGGGTGGCGCAGGGTGAAGGATCGCTCGCCGTCGACGGAACGCTCGCGATCGATCCGCTCGCATTCGACGGAAAGCTCGCGATCCGAGAGCTCGCGCTCGCGCCGCTGCTCTCGCGGATCAAAGCGCCGGCGGTGGGACTGCTGCGCCAGGGGAAGGCCCGCGCCGAGCTCTCGATCGGGCTGGCCAAG
This window harbors:
- a CDS encoding class I SAM-dependent rRNA methyltransferase: MEHPWLYAESIRAASRSGAAGDLAVIFDHKRKLLALGLWDPDSPIRIRVLHRGKPRSIDREFFAERLRVASEIRAALPDEGTTGYRVVNGESDGLPGLVLDRYEATLVLKLYTAAWLPHLAEVRAAIAATLAPERVVLRLARAIETACRERAGLEDGAILEGPPLSTPLVFRENGLRFRCDPVRGQKTGFFLDQRENRARVGGLSRGRTVLNAFSYTGGFSLYAARGGATSVVSLDSSPAALAEARENFALNADLPEIARATHECVCEDAFGALARFAIERRRFDLVVVDPPAFAKAKSEVGSALSGYARLAELACGVLAPQGILVMASCSARIDADALAGAIRAGAKRAGRELAEWQRTAHGPDHPVRFREGAYLKCIWLRAAR
- a CDS encoding LLM class F420-dependent oxidoreductase; the protein is MKLGIGIGYSGADIRIPVERIQLAERLGYDSVWTAEAYGSDAITPLAYLAGKTSRIRLGTGIIQLAARTPAATAMAAATVDQLAGGNRFICGLGVSGPQIVEGWYGQPWGKPNARIRDYVAIMRKIFERKAPVTHAGKEISLPYTGPGAMGIGKPLMSILHPNPKLPIWLGTGTEANVKMTAEIADGWLPLGLVPGNWKLYQGWVEAGFARAGNGKSWKDFEIQASSTVILTDDVRGALARIKPRVALYVGGMGHRNINFHNQMMVRRGYADAAARIQELYLAGRKAEAADAVPDEFVDDGALVGPVARIRERFKEWTQIPVTGLTINGDAPGTLELMAEIAGLRAPA
- a CDS encoding MATE family efflux transporter, which codes for MMSVPAETSSRTTEIGARSGSVGEVAFLAFPVVLQTISETIMQLVDSAMVGRLGATELGAIGFAGIWIWTLFVPFTGMGQGVQAFVSRHDGAEEQARCGPWIWQAIWLLVPAMTVWMFAVAVLLPLLIGWIGPSPELAAAAIDYGYARLPGGPAVVANFVLMSFFRGVGDTRTPLYAVLGGIAVNVVLAYALIFGELGMPELGVAGAGYAISAGSWTILAIQAAAVLRRTMRLRYHTAPCRPERDAMLRFLRTSAPIGGQWLLDMTTFAIFASVVARMGDVSMAASQAMLQLLSVSFMQAFAISIAAGTLVGRYIGGRDLEAAQRSYGSAQMLALGLALLVAILFVGVPEALLGIFSRDANVLELARPLLLLGAFFQVIDAVGIVASGSLRGAGDTRWPFAVQATLAWALRLPAVYVAAIWLEGGVFGAWVGELVYVLVLSLALVLRFRAGHWRSIRI
- a CDS encoding long-chain fatty acid--CoA ligase; amino-acid sequence: MTMQRTPLLMSRLLDRGARLSPDEEIVTATANGRHRQSYAQTRARACQLASALRRHGIGIGDRVATFMWNGRRHLEAYQALPSMGAVLHTLNIRLSPRELEYIVNHAADRVLLVDADLLPLLEPLRGKLASVERIVVGCEAGGFQTTLPNAVDWEDFIGSEPADCRWPELDENAPMGLCYTSGTTGNPKGVMYTHRSTYLHTMAQSMTDAMALSATDSVCGIVPMFHAMGWGLPFSATMLGAKQVMPHRFMDPKSLLDLIAAEQVTISAGVPTIWQGARAALEAEPERWDLSQLQRLTCGGSAPPVSLMRWFWDRLGVEMIQGWGMTETNPLGTLSRRIAKRKHRELPLDAQFENIAKAGLLMPGLEIEIVDDDWKALPHDGRATGNLLIRGPWICSEYFNDPQPEKFHDGWLVTGDVAKIDPEEYLIIADRSKDLIKSGGEWISSVDLENHIVSLPGVATAAVVAQPHPKWDERPVALVVRRAGAELSAEDVTAHCASGFAKWQLPDEVLFVDSVPLTSTGKLDKKAIRARLESEGYRLPDLRKT
- a CDS encoding Stp1/IreP family PP2C-type Ser/Thr phosphatase codes for the protein MQGIDALGAPEAETIAIASLSDAGRVRAENQDSVAVFENTSRERILIVADGMGGHRGGETASRICLETVERVFREPHGTPEERLCRSLELANEEVYAHALSNSELRGMGTTAVAVMLAPDGGAWLAWVGDSRCYRLRGRNLEALSRDHSLMSEWISLGVITSDAARTHPRRHELMRAVGQAPDVSVEHVAIELRPGDRLLLCSDGLHGYVEERAIARALASGDPRSAAAALVDAANEAGGPDNVSVVVAVVADAIAEAPLVEAEPAAESETSFADLTGEPAPEPDFVPPPVQQIQIPRMTPVQSRRSFDPLSLLVGGFAALVVAGIGLGIWTYTAKSPAIATSGAPVPRPALVRSPVPAPAPTPAPTPAPAPVAKPAATPIAKPVAKPAPKPVEKPAAPKLEIAPRPPEIPAAPAPLADAPEPSFAGFELTPPVERFLTEWLAALETSDRARLEALGFSDEPAEFAGRPGTRDGFRLVAAEIDEERSQPGRVYLRLVVSYAFRDENGRFRTQDEQRLILNDAGGRLRFEGRWRQ